A genomic stretch from Oscarella lobularis chromosome 11, ooOscLobu1.1, whole genome shotgun sequence includes:
- the LOC136193267 gene encoding transmembrane protein 181-like gives MADDSPVQMRIYTLTKRQYLLVFSVFFAAFAVALIIGATGPTVLQETSETFEMRTNSSKVPYQIASPSLSKLDQQLWLLARFKRKENDLGVSLTFDFNVTLLISGGVGDDGKSIDSNHERVLKCERSDCEDLVLFHSSYIDYEVYAAAVGFQKAESLARGVHSVAFVWKYYDTTFTHFELWFRFAFLMMSFGATCAFAIALRRFKFKNWTIEQKWMSLLLFLLCLYNGPLEPLKFLISSWVPGMLDGIFQATFLSGLLMFWLCTLHGIRESKRGIFTFYMIKIILMFFIWLSAVTLSSWQQYNELEDPGFNTSLDTKNFIGFRIFFYIVVGIYALYLLYLIIRATVELRNMPYYSIRLKFLLFLMSIVLAVSVAVMVVRFGNAILEPSYLTSPKTEYQNFAEFLAFYSLLNFSMFTMAFVYSPSRLASFDLSKDASRSLMTKADDTGRLFSSQAISESEEES, from the exons ATGGCGGACGACAG TCCGGTTCAGATGCGGATCTACACGCTGACTAAGCGGCAAtatcttctcgttttctccgtcttcttcgcGGCGTTCGCCGTTGCGCTCATCATTGGAGCTACAG GTCCAACGGTTCTTCAGGAAACGTCGGAAACGTTCGAAATGCGAACGAACTCGTCAAAA GTGCCCTATCAAATCGCGTCGCCTTCTCTCAGCAAACTAGACCAGCAACTCTGGCTACTGGCTCGattcaagagaaaagaaaatgatctAG GCGTGTCGCTCACGTTTGATTTTAACGTGACGCTGTTGATAAGCGGGGGGGTCGGTGATGACGGCAAATCTATCGATAGCAATCATGAGAGAGTATTGAAGTGCGAACGTTCA gattGCGAGGATTTGGTTTTGTTTCATAGCAGTTATATTGATTACGAAGTCTATGCTGCCGCTGTTGGATTCCAGAAAGCCGAGAGTCTAGCAAGGGGAGTCCACAGCGTCGCCTTTGTG TGGAAATATTATGATACCACGTTTACTCACTTTGAGTTGTGGTTTCGATTTGCTTTTCTCATGATGTCCTTTGGGGCAACG TGCGCTTTTGCTATTGCACTGCGTCGATTCAAATTCAAGAACTGGACCATTGAACAAAA GTGGATGTCTCTCTTACTGTTTCTTCTCTGCCTTTACAATG GTCCCTTGGAGCctttgaaatttcttatCTCCAGCTGGGTACCTGGTATGCTGGACGGCATATTCCAAGCGACGTTTCTCTCAGGCTTGCTCATGTTTTGGTTGTGTACTCTGCATGGGATAAGAGAG TCGAAAAGGGGAATTTTTACCTTTTACATGATTAAAATAATACTGATGTTCTTCATTTGGCTATCAGCCGTCACCTTGTCATCTTGGCAGCA GTACAATGAATTGGAGGATCCTGGATTTAATACCAGTTTGGATACAAAGAATTTTATA GGATTCAGAATATTCTTCTACATTGTTGTGGGAATCTACGCTTTGTATCTTCTCTATCTGATCATAAGAGCCACAGTGGAACTGAGAAACATGCCGTATTACA GTATACGGTTGAagttccttctttttctcatgTCAATTGTTCTTGCAGTCAG cgtTGCCGTCATGGTTGTGCGGTTTGGTAACGCCATTCTTGAGCCGAGTTACTTGACGTCTCCAAAAACCGAATACCAGAATT TCGCCGAATTCTTGGCATTCTACTCGCTCCTGAACTTTTCAATGTTCACAATGGCTTTCGTCTATTCTCCATCCAGATTGGCCAGCTTTG aTCTAAGCAAAGACGCAAGTCGTTCTCTGATGACCAAAGCTGATGACACCGGTCGCCTTTTCAG CTCTCAAGCGATCAGCGAAAGTGAAGAGGAAAGCTAA
- the LOC136193263 gene encoding uncharacterized protein, which translates to MLGCAADVAGEYEVLYKEAEDMLQLVVPDVENKDEVIAEVLQKISSAAYDASKLRVATNSRNIHRIQRNLVPAVLARNSNLVWDLLGTLVYIHTLKGNTTSMRHKRSDLNFSEIREHYGLGHYGPFLLYQLNTLVTVTQWTLCFAIDTTGSMGEEIATAKYIAKTLSVAGDIGEAPSDYVLATFSDPNVPDAERFQGRQKEELERLFKSLDKLTATGGGDCKELAMNGILKAFDEVLELPDRPAVVIVLTDAPPKDTNLTSKVLDRASDQKAIIHFVVDKDCGNDKDFDPFVNICNSTKGLCVTHIDTNTSIKQMMALFYEQFKESSKPLEEVETESGRRKRSFSFKKHTIHVDTTVTELRIVAYLPFDTRESLIRILNIYTSAKLAQNEETELDWDFEEEEIIFSNLTVLNYTNPREGKMTFMSEEKAIVRISLHSALIIEFKFVYCVSKACWILENPLKDTNMLLQLTFRKRNVSNVEMRVTFLSDDDRVLGNYLIDRNDSTFYANVTIPSEAFVIGFYGKDTKGYDIRRQTTKKYHPTCETLKIKLDSFEMLNETSERARFYVTNLNDSQEHFIVLVTGPESTSSTSVPPHFLLRKGVTRTVEVDFFVPTSDSGRYAFAVRIFASRSESTKAAGSYTYTFLVNANSVEINCASTFWTIGTIGPNGTGTCFVKNYGPKRGYFSLHAHFANKHKAPQVSFSLSKLILENKEEKSVNVTVKMRENHSVGDTIQFTVVAEENNITSGRGKMTFTVTPTSICPCKRGNCKDVVIFGKRRTICICPPGWSGRLCDKYYCWYGCPWPKKCVGPNICGIV; encoded by the exons ATG TTAGGTTGTGCAGCCGATGTTGCAGGAGAATACGAAGTCCTTTACAAAGAAGCGGAAGATATGCTGCAGCTCGTTGTCCCTGATGTGGAAAACAAAGACGAAGTCATTGCAGAAGtgcttcaaaaaatttcCAGTGCTGCATACGACGCTTCCAAATTAAGGGTTGCAACAAATTCAAGGAATATTCACAGGATACAAAGAAACCTAGTACCTGCTGTTTTGGCTAGAAATAGCAACTTAGTTTGGGATCTTTTGGGGACATTAGTATATATTCACACCTTGAAAGGCAACACTACTAGTATGCGCCACAAACGCAGTGACCTTAACTTTTCTGAGATCCGAGAACACTATGGCCTTGGACATTACGGGCCATTTCTTTTATACCAGCTAAACACTTTGGTAACGGTCACGCAGTGGACATTGTGCTTTGCTATTGACACAACAGGAAGCATGGGAGAGGAGATTGCAACAGCAAAATATATTGCTAAGACTCTGTCAGTTGCAGGAGACATTGGTGAGGCTCCAAGTGACTACGTGCTTGCAACATTTAGTGACCCCA acgtCCCAGACGCAGAGCGGTTTCAGGGTAGACAAAAAGAGGAACTAGAGAGGTTGTTTAAAAGTTTAGACAAGTTGACCGCTACTGGAGGAGGAGATTGCAAAGAGCTCGCCATGAACGGAATCTTGAAGGCGTTTGATGAGGTTCTTGAACTCCCGGATCGTCCCGCAGTTGTGATTGTGTTAACAGATGCTCCTCCAAAAGATACAAATTTGACATCTAAGGTGTTGGACAGAGCATCTGATCAGAAGGCTATTATTCATTTTGTAGTCGACAAAGACTGCGGAAATGACAAAGATTTTGACCCTTTTGTGAACATCTGTAATTCCACCAAGGGCCTTTGTGTCACACATATTGACACAAATACCTCAATTAAACAAATGATGGCCCTATTCTATGAACAATTCAAAGAAAGCAGTAAACCACTAGAAGAAGTAGAGACTGAGTCTGGTAGAAGAAAGAGATCCTTTAGTTTTAAAAAACATACAATTCATGTTGACACCACCGTTACGGAGTTACGGATCGTAGCGTACCTTCCTTTTGATACTCGTGAGTCATTAATACGAATATTGAACATATATACAAGTGCGAAACTCGCCCAAAATGAAGAAACGGAATTAGACTGggattttgaagaagaggaaataaTCTTTAGTAATCTCACCGTACTCAATTACACAAACCCACGTGAAGGCAAAATGACCTTTATGAGTGAGGAAAAAGCTATTGTTCGCATTTCTCTTCACAGCGCTCTCATTATTGAGTTTAAGTTTGTATACTGTGTTAGCAAAGCCTGCTGGATACTTGAAAACCCATTAAAAG ATACCAACATGCTTTTGCAGCTGACCTTTCGCAAAAGAAACGTATCAAACGTCGAAATGAGAGTGACGTTTCTTTCAGACGATGATAGAGTTCTGGGAAATTACCTGATTGATAGGAACGATTCAACTTTTTACGCTAATGTTACTATCCCAAGTGAAGCGTTTGTGATTGGATTTTATGGCAAAGACACCAAGGGATATGACATTAGACGACAGACAACTAAAAAATATCACCCAACATGCGAAACGCTTAAAATAAAACTTGACTCGTTTGAAATGTTGAATGAAACGTCAGAAAGAGCCAGGTTTTACGTGACAAATTTGAACGATTCCCAAGAGCACTTTATCGTCCTTGTTACTGGTCCGGAATCGACGAGCTCTACTTCAGTTCCACCTCATTTCTTACTGAGAAAAGGTGTCACAAGAACTGTTGAAGTGGACTTTTTTGTACCAACCTCGGACAGTGGCCGGTATGCTTTCGCCGTTCGAATATTTGCATCGAGAAGCGAGTCAACAAAAGCTGCTGGATCTTACACTTACACGTTTCTTGTCAACGCTAATTCTGTTGAAATTAACTGTGCAAGTACCTTTTGGACAATTGGCACAATCGGCCCTAACGGAACAGGGACATGTTTCGTTAAGAACTATGGACCAAAAAGGGGATATTTTTCTCTGCATGCCCATTTTGCTAATAAGCACAAAGCTCCACAAGTTTCATTCAGTCTCTCCAAGCTTATTCTAGAAAACAAGGAAGAAAAGTCTGTGAATGTGACAGTCAAAATGCGTGAAAACCATTCAGTCGGTGACACAATTCAATTTACGGTGGTAGCGGAGGAGAATAATATAACATCTGGAAGAGGAAAAATGACTTTTACAGTGACG CCTACTAGTATTTGCCCTTGCAAAAGAGGAAACTGCAAAGATGTCGTCATTTTCGGCAAGAGGAGGACTATATGTATTTGCCCTCCTGGCTGGTCCGGAAGATTGTGTGATAAAT ATTACTGCTGGTATGGGTGCCCTTGGCCAAAGAAATGTGTCGGACCCAATATTTGCGGAATTGTGTAG
- the LOC136193268 gene encoding uncharacterized protein, whose protein sequence is MRCYSISLFVLAAVSTVSAKGYLYGLNSTVIKTTVALELVEYDAETAKEVRRGSYEKYDLAGQGLACIDEKIGVYYTLATNATTGNVSLIGISLQTLSLDLEINVPILNEGFVGVGQYCNVDSETGVVIIEGRDIEPPNRHHLWKVNPKTKKASNLARLPEEGKIDILGGFSVLDTTNLIDWLQLAFNDSGVIAARFYGFDAKTGFVLNILDNPLNLGAASYDPKTDLIWGVGARIDEEKQTITHVLVAFNSVEGTFVSKSVVPFTLFLGAISTVDIVGRKLFVLMSNMTKSPPSIQQYCSQASSISRRIPIFCKEYQTQDIGVNKTAPTPPPPPMDLVTIDIDSGNVIGHPQLCKEFPFCPRSIEFWNRD, encoded by the exons ATGAGGTGCTACTCGATCTCTCTTTTCGTTCTCGCTGCCGTTTCTACGGTTTCAGCCAAAGGCTACTTGTACGGACTAAACAGCACGGTTATCAAAACGACCGTTGCTTTGGAACTGGTTGAATATGATGCAGAAACGGCCAAAGAAGTCAGG AGGGGCTCGTACGAAAAATACGATCTCGCCGGGCAAGGACTGGCCTGCATTGACGAAAAGATAGGCGTCTATTACACCTTAGCAACGAACGCTACCACTGGCAATGTCTCTCTCATTGGAATCTCCCTTCAAACCCTCTCCCTCGATCTCGAAATTAATGTACCTATTTTGAATGAGGGGTTTGTTGGAGTTGGACAGTACTGCAACGTCGATTCAG AAACCGGGGTTGTTATTATCGAGGGCAGAGACATTGAGCCTCCGAATCGTCATCACTTGTGGAAAGTTAATCCTAAGACCAAGAAGGCCTCAAATTTAGCGCGACTACCGGAGGAGGGCAAAATTGACATTCTGGGAGGATTTTCTG TCCTAGATACAACAAATTTGATAGATTGGCTTCAGCTGGCATTCAACGATAGTGGGGTCATAGCAGCGCGATTTTACGGGTTCGACGCGAAGACCgg CTTCGTCCTGAACATTCTAGACAATCCTCTGAACTTGGGAGCGGCTTCTTACGATCCCAAAACAGACCTAATATGGGGAGTGGGAGCGCGCATCGACGAGGAAAAGCAGACAATCACGCACGTACTTGTCGCCTTCAACTCCGTGGAGGGAACATTCGTTTCAAAATCCGTCGTGCCCTTTACGCTCTTTCTCGGCGCAATCAGCACAGTCGACATCGTCGGACGCAAGCTGTTCGTTCTGATGAGCAATATGACGAAATCTCCGCCGTCGATTCAGCAGTACTGCAGCCAAGCCAGCTCGATTTCACGACGTATTCCCATCTTCTGCAAAGAGTATCAAACACAGGATATTGGAGTCAACAAGACGGCACCGacaccaccgccgccgccaatgGATCTCGTCACTATTGACATTGATTCTGGCAACGTGATTGGGCATCCACAGTTGTGCAAAGAGTTTCCCTTCTGTCCACGCAGCATCGAATTCTGGAACAGAGACTAG